One window of Rhizobium leguminosarum genomic DNA carries:
- a CDS encoding SDR family oxidoreductase: MQELNGKIAAVTGAASGIGLASTEAMLAAGATVVLVDRDEKALETVCSRLGERAIPLVINLLNPNECAGLLEGVLSKTGKLDILHANAGTYIGGDLTETDLDTIDRMLNLNVNVVIKNVHNVIPHMIERGTGDIVVTSSVAGHSAIPWEPVYSSSKWAMTCFVQTMRRQLLKNGIRVGSVSPGPVISALLADWPEENLRKAKEAGALIEPKEVADAIIFMLTRPRNVTIRDIVVLPSAFDI; this comes from the coding sequence ATGCAGGAATTGAACGGGAAGATCGCGGCGGTCACAGGGGCAGCGTCCGGCATAGGATTGGCCTCGACGGAGGCAATGCTCGCTGCGGGCGCGACAGTCGTGCTGGTGGACCGGGATGAGAAGGCCCTTGAGACGGTTTGCAGCCGGCTTGGCGAGCGCGCTATTCCGCTCGTGATCAATCTACTGAATCCGAACGAGTGTGCGGGACTGCTCGAGGGCGTCCTGTCGAAGACGGGCAAACTCGACATTCTGCATGCCAATGCAGGGACCTATATCGGCGGAGACCTGACGGAAACCGACCTCGACACCATCGATCGGATGCTCAATCTCAACGTGAATGTCGTGATCAAGAACGTTCACAATGTCATTCCTCACATGATCGAACGCGGCACTGGCGACATCGTCGTGACCAGCTCCGTCGCTGGACATTCGGCGATCCCATGGGAACCGGTCTATTCGTCATCGAAGTGGGCGATGACCTGCTTCGTCCAGACGATGCGGCGCCAGCTTCTGAAAAACGGCATTCGCGTCGGCTCGGTGTCTCCCGGGCCGGTGATCAGCGCTTTGCTTGCGGATTGGCCGGAGGAAAACCTTCGCAAGGCCAAGGAGGCCGGCGCTTTGATCGAGCCAAAGGAGGTCGCCGACGCGATCATCTTCATGCTGACCCGGCCGCGCAACGTCACCATCCGCGATATCGTGGTGCTTCCCAGCGCATTCGACATCTGA